A stretch of Synechococcus sp. WH 8020 DNA encodes these proteins:
- a CDS encoding DUF3764 family protein — MTETTVLDFKLSNTFEEFRTHMNAPEQQAMFAQMGVKTFYIGVSKDDPGRATVMFQGPENVLYDIFINPETKPVVEASGHIYDGTVITRWLT, encoded by the coding sequence ATGACCGAAACAACTGTTCTGGACTTCAAGCTCAGCAATACATTCGAGGAATTTCGCACGCATATGAATGCGCCTGAGCAGCAGGCAATGTTTGCCCAAATGGGAGTTAAGACTTTTTATATCGGAGTCTCCAAGGACGATCCTGGTAGAGCAACAGTGATGTTTCAAGGACCTGAAAATGTCCTCTATGACATCTTTATAAATCCAGAAACCAAACCCGTTGTTGAAGCTTCAGGTCATATTTACGACGGCACGGTTATTACCCGTTGGCTTACTTGA
- a CDS encoding alpha/beta hydrolase translates to MSASPQAFSLSGGAVTVVLIHGFTGSPSEMQLLAESLNAEGYGIEVPLLVGHGTTLSDLMEVHPQQWIDPLDALIMRLLSEGQKVVVAGLSLGSILCLQLALRYPQIKALLLYSPPIRSGDPRRFLAPVLVRFTQSLPKPASDFFDPIAEQRLWSYDRYPVVTSARVLDLISRTRKQLTKIQQPLLAIASRRDKVISASGIELLMRNVQSSPRELHWLERSGHAITVDAEWTAVRDLSLEFLRKIF, encoded by the coding sequence GTGAGCGCATCACCCCAGGCGTTTTCACTGTCTGGGGGGGCAGTGACGGTGGTTCTCATTCATGGATTCACCGGATCGCCCTCTGAGATGCAGCTCCTCGCCGAGTCCTTGAATGCCGAGGGCTACGGCATAGAAGTTCCCCTGCTCGTCGGCCATGGCACCACCCTCAGCGATTTGATGGAGGTGCACCCACAGCAGTGGATCGACCCTCTCGATGCCCTGATCATGCGCCTGTTGTCAGAAGGTCAGAAGGTAGTGGTGGCAGGTTTGTCGCTGGGTTCGATTTTGTGCTTGCAATTGGCGTTGCGTTATCCCCAAATCAAGGCCCTTTTGCTGTATTCCCCGCCGATTCGCAGCGGAGATCCACGCCGGTTTTTAGCCCCTGTTCTCGTTCGTTTTACGCAATCGCTGCCGAAGCCTGCCTCTGATTTCTTTGACCCGATCGCGGAACAGCGGCTTTGGTCTTACGACCGCTATCCAGTGGTAACCAGTGCTCGCGTGCTTGATCTCATCTCTCGCACGCGCAAGCAGCTCACCAAGATTCAGCAACCGCTTTTGGCGATTGCAAGTCGTCGCGACAAGGTGATTTCAGCCAGTGGCATTGAGCTGTTGATGCGCAACGTGCAGTCTTCTCCCCGCGAACTTCACTGGTTAGAGCGCAGTGGTCATGCGATCACGGTGGATGCTGAATGGACAGCGGTGCGTGATCTCAGTCTCGAATTTCTACGTAAGATTTTTTGA
- the lexA gene encoding transcriptional repressor LexA — MTTGSPEPLTTAQQELYDWLSDYIGSHRHSPSIRQMMQAMGLRSPAPVQSRLRHLQQKGWLTWQEGQARTLQLLGDVASGIPVLGAVAAGGLVETFDDVQEHLDLAPVLETRGLFALTVNGDSMVDAHIADGDVVLMEPVIEPGRLRQGTIVSALVAGSGTTLKHFHLDGSVVRLEAANPAYDPIELPAEQVQVQGKLMAVWRQV, encoded by the coding sequence GTGACCACTGGATCCCCCGAGCCGCTGACCACTGCTCAGCAGGAGCTGTACGACTGGCTGTCGGACTACATCGGTAGCCATCGTCATAGCCCCTCCATTCGTCAGATGATGCAGGCAATGGGGCTGCGTTCACCTGCTCCTGTGCAAAGCCGATTGCGCCATTTGCAGCAGAAAGGATGGCTCACTTGGCAGGAGGGGCAAGCGCGCACCTTGCAATTGTTGGGAGATGTGGCCTCTGGAATACCGGTGCTTGGTGCTGTAGCGGCCGGTGGCTTGGTGGAAACCTTCGATGATGTGCAAGAGCATCTTGATTTGGCTCCAGTGCTCGAAACCCGTGGCTTGTTTGCGCTCACGGTGAATGGTGACTCGATGGTGGATGCTCACATCGCTGATGGTGATGTGGTGCTCATGGAGCCCGTCATCGAGCCGGGGCGTTTGCGTCAGGGCACGATTGTGAGTGCTTTGGTTGCAGGGAGTGGCACCACTCTTAAGCATTTCCACCTTGATGGAAGTGTGGTGCGATTGGAAGCAGCAAATCCTGCTTACGACCCGATTGAGTTGCCAGCGGAGCAGGTGCAGGTTCAAGGCAAATTAATGGCGGTGTGGCGCCAGGTTTGA
- a CDS encoding carbamoyl-phosphate synthase, producing MLRHLSLGILASAISVASLPAIAQEDGGADDLGVMSISLKDVVKPTFGFQGALQGAGTPNQAGIGGFLPLSVGDNSVWFLDVLANANFADYENNSSIINTDVAGTTISTSSRLGYRWLNGDRSWMYGLNAGYDSRPMNTGGTDTGIPLFGTEKSAFFQQVAVNAEAVSNDWNFNAYALMPIGDTEQDLNFFYQGGALNTYGLDVGYFITPELNASVGYYYQNGDLGTADGSGVLGRVAYEISDGLTAGVNISYDEAFETRVSADLKVRFGGAATTAQRKQVQQLPVISALTSSPSNRNVRVHDDLQFKCFVGGVSVVQTLVRSGSNFEQDLSSFVRICRAWRGVVSISNDKLPEDA from the coding sequence ATGCTCCGTCATCTCTCCCTGGGGATTTTGGCTTCTGCCATCTCTGTTGCTTCTCTGCCTGCCATTGCTCAAGAGGACGGTGGTGCTGATGACCTTGGTGTGATGAGCATCAGCCTGAAGGATGTGGTCAAGCCCACCTTTGGGTTTCAAGGGGCGTTGCAGGGTGCTGGCACGCCTAACCAAGCAGGTATTGGTGGCTTCCTTCCACTGTCTGTCGGCGACAACAGCGTCTGGTTTCTTGATGTCCTCGCTAACGCTAATTTCGCTGATTACGAGAACAACAGCAGCATCATTAACACCGATGTCGCTGGCACCACCATCTCAACCTCATCAAGGCTTGGTTACCGCTGGCTGAATGGTGACCGCAGTTGGATGTACGGGCTGAATGCTGGTTATGACAGCCGCCCAATGAATACAGGTGGAACCGATACCGGCATTCCGTTGTTTGGAACAGAAAAGAGTGCTTTCTTCCAGCAGGTGGCAGTCAATGCAGAAGCGGTCTCCAATGACTGGAACTTCAATGCTTATGCCTTAATGCCTATAGGTGATACCGAGCAAGATCTCAACTTCTTTTACCAAGGAGGTGCACTCAACACCTACGGGCTTGATGTTGGTTATTTCATCACTCCTGAGCTGAATGCTTCTGTTGGTTACTACTATCAAAATGGTGATCTAGGTACGGCTGATGGATCTGGTGTTCTCGGACGAGTTGCCTATGAAATCAGCGACGGATTAACAGCTGGAGTCAACATCTCCTACGACGAAGCATTCGAGACAAGAGTTTCAGCTGATCTTAAAGTTCGATTTGGCGGTGCAGCTACAACAGCACAGCGCAAACAAGTTCAACAGCTACCTGTCATATCTGCATTAACATCATCGCCAAGCAATAGGAACGTGAGGGTGCATGATGATCTACAGTTTAAATGTTTTGTCGGTGGTGTATCTGTTGTACAAACTCTTGTCAGAAGTGGTTCAAATTTTGAGCAAGACCTTTCCTCATTCGTAAGAATTTGCAGAGCATGGCGCGGAGTCGTAAGTATATCGAATGACAAACTACCAGAGGATGCCTGA
- a CDS encoding DUF3955 domain-containing protein, giving the protein MTRTICAFAVGFTPAAWIGWEASPSYVEKDGVLREPFALIPLGGAAAMTTAATGAYLLIKKARS; this is encoded by the coding sequence ATGACCCGCACCATCTGCGCATTCGCCGTCGGTTTCACACCGGCCGCCTGGATCGGCTGGGAGGCCAGCCCCAGTTATGTCGAGAAGGACGGCGTCCTGCGTGAACCATTCGCGCTGATTCCTCTCGGTGGAGCGGCGGCAATGACCACCGCTGCCACCGGTGCTTACCTGCTCATCAAGAAGGCACGCTCATGA
- the argF gene encoding ornithine carbamoyltransferase, which produces MDKGVAAVLSSLSGCDYLSSADISAQETQALLELARQLKSGDRRIDLGNRVLGLIFTKASTRTRVSFQVAMARLGGQTVDLNPQVTQLGRGEPLEDTARVLSRFCDALAVRTFAQQELVDYAYWASIPVINALTDLEHPCQALADFLTMQEAFGDLQGQTLAYVGDGNNVAHSLMLCGALLGVNVRIGCPDGFEPLPGVLDQARALAVAGAQIEVTSDPVAAVRGAQALYTDVWASMGQEQEQAEREQAFKGFCLDEALLAQADPKAIVLHCLPAHRDEEISAGVMESPSSRIFDQAENRLHAQQALLAVLLGGL; this is translated from the coding sequence ATGGATAAGGGCGTTGCTGCTGTTCTCAGCTCCTTAAGCGGATGCGACTACCTGTCGTCAGCAGACATTTCTGCGCAGGAAACCCAAGCTCTGCTCGAACTTGCGCGCCAACTCAAGTCTGGCGACCGTCGCATCGATCTCGGCAATCGGGTGTTGGGGTTGATCTTCACCAAAGCGTCCACACGCACCAGGGTGAGCTTTCAAGTGGCGATGGCTCGGCTGGGGGGCCAAACCGTGGATCTCAATCCCCAGGTCACCCAGCTCGGTCGTGGTGAACCCTTGGAAGATACGGCCAGGGTCTTGAGTCGTTTTTGTGACGCTCTCGCTGTGCGCACCTTCGCCCAACAGGAGCTCGTTGATTACGCCTACTGGGCGTCGATTCCGGTCATCAATGCCCTCACGGATCTCGAACATCCATGTCAGGCCTTGGCTGACTTCCTCACGATGCAGGAGGCCTTTGGCGATTTGCAAGGCCAAACCCTGGCTTACGTGGGTGATGGCAATAATGTGGCCCACTCCTTGATGCTCTGCGGTGCTCTTCTTGGCGTGAATGTGCGCATCGGCTGTCCTGATGGGTTTGAGCCCCTTCCTGGGGTGCTGGATCAAGCCCGTGCTCTTGCCGTGGCTGGAGCTCAGATTGAGGTCACCAGCGATCCAGTGGCGGCGGTCCGCGGTGCCCAGGCTCTGTACACGGATGTCTGGGCGTCGATGGGCCAGGAACAGGAACAGGCGGAGCGCGAACAGGCCTTCAAGGGGTTTTGCTTGGACGAGGCCCTGCTGGCGCAAGCTGACCCCAAAGCGATCGTCCTGCACTGTTTGCCTGCCCATCGCGATGAGGAGATCAGTGCCGGGGTGATGGAAAGTCCGTCGAGCCGGATCTTTGATCAAGCGGAGAATCGGCTGCATGCCCAGCAGGCGCTCCTTGCCGTTTTGCTTGGTGGTTTGTGA
- a CDS encoding DUF1651 domain-containing protein, producing MWQQQPDYARYKEKLNGEGWLVNRQEGMLLQIKPDTPTQHAQFVLVSYYHLSARIGKPVRQQRMLRHLGIEMWINLQKIGWERCLAPQN from the coding sequence ATGTGGCAGCAGCAGCCTGATTACGCCCGATACAAGGAGAAGCTCAACGGTGAGGGCTGGCTGGTCAACAGGCAAGAAGGGATGCTCTTGCAGATCAAGCCCGACACACCAACGCAACATGCACAGTTCGTTCTGGTGAGCTACTACCACTTGTCAGCTCGCATTGGGAAACCTGTTAGGCAGCAGCGGATGCTCAGACACCTAGGCATCGAGATGTGGATCAACCTTCAGAAGATTGGTTGGGAACGCTGCTTAGCTCCTCAGAACTGA
- a CDS encoding cupin domain-containing protein, with translation MAQVEPIEKINGKDLPGLIKGLRDKKTLIDDIRHDGQRVLAARGTRLPGTRTPIHVHDHSGLTCIISGQITDFIEGKKDRIYGAGDCYFMPAGTPMSAANLGSEPVILVDIFVLPPGEAPMKVIESELSK, from the coding sequence ATGGCTCAGGTCGAACCTATCGAAAAGATTAACGGAAAGGATCTACCCGGTTTGATCAAAGGATTACGTGACAAGAAAACTCTTATTGATGATATAAGGCACGATGGGCAAAGGGTTTTGGCTGCTCGCGGCACGCGACTTCCTGGTACGCGTACTCCGATTCATGTTCACGATCACTCGGGTCTGACCTGCATTATTTCAGGACAGATAACAGATTTTATTGAAGGTAAGAAAGATCGAATCTATGGAGCTGGAGACTGCTATTTCATGCCTGCCGGTACACCAATGTCGGCGGCTAATCTTGGTAGTGAGCCAGTGATTCTTGTTGACATTTTCGTGCTTCCCCCAGGTGAGGCGCCAATGAAAGTGATTGAGTCTGAGCTTTCCAAGTAA
- a CDS encoding inverse autotransporter beta domain-containing protein has translation MLRRLSLGLLASAISVASLPAIAQEGSADELGVMSISLKDVVKPTFGFQGALQGAGTPNQAGIGGFLPLSVGNNSVWFLDVLANANFADYENNSSIINTDVAGTTISTSSRLGYRWLNGDRSWMYGLNAGYDSRPMNTGGTDTGINVSGTEESAFFQQVAVNAEAVSNDWNLNAYALIPIGDTEQDLNFFYQGGALNTYGLDVGYFITPELNASVGYYYQNGDLGSADGSGVLGRVAYEVSSGITAGVNVSYDEAFDTRVSADLKVRFGGASTTAQRKEVQQLPVINALTSTPSNRIVRVHDATKNSCLVFTSVLGKGNIEADVGLDAIIVGGKCPPESERTDPNLRYDERPLSAAQIIKLCTTKFSQPGASQYCSLPDVFGKS, from the coding sequence ATGCTGCGTCGTCTCTCCCTGGGGCTTTTGGCTTCTGCCATTTCTGTTGCTTCTCTACCTGCCATTGCGCAAGAGGGCAGTGCTGATGAGCTTGGTGTGATGAGCATCAGCCTTAAGGATGTGGTCAAGCCCACCTTTGGTTTTCAAGGTGCGTTGCAGGGCGCTGGTACACCAAACCAAGCAGGTATTGGTGGCTTCCTGCCTCTCTCTGTTGGAAACAACAGTGTTTGGTTTCTTGATGTCCTCGCTAACGCTAATTTCGCTGATTACGAGAACAACAGCAGCATCATCAATACCGATGTCGCTGGGACCACGATCAGCACCTCATCACGGCTTGGTTATCGCTGGCTCAATGGAGACCGCAGTTGGATGTACGGGTTGAATGCTGGTTATGACAGCCGCCCGATGAATACAGGCGGAACCGATACCGGCATCAATGTGAGCGGCACAGAGGAGAGTGCATTCTTCCAGCAGGTGGCAGTCAACGCAGAAGCAGTTTCCAATGATTGGAACCTCAATGCTTATGCCTTAATTCCGATTGGTGATACCGAGCAAGATCTCAACTTCTTTTATCAAGGCGGTGCACTCAACACCTACGGGCTTGATGTTGGTTATTTCATCACTCCTGAGCTGAATGCTTCTGTTGGTTACTACTATCAAAATGGTGATCTTGGATCTGCTGATGGTTCTGGTGTGCTCGGACGAGTTGCCTATGAAGTCAGTAGTGGCATAACAGCAGGAGTGAATGTCTCCTACGACGAGGCATTCGATACGCGGGTTTCTGCAGACCTTAAAGTACGTTTTGGCGGTGCAAGTACAACAGCACAGCGCAAAGAAGTTCAGCAGCTACCTGTCATCAATGCCCTAACATCAACTCCAAGCAATAGAATTGTGCGTGTGCATGACGCGACTAAAAATTCCTGCCTTGTATTCACCAGTGTCCTCGGAAAAGGAAATATTGAGGCAGATGTTGGCTTAGACGCTATTATTGTTGGAGGCAAATGTCCACCGGAAAGCGAGAGAACCGATCCAAACTTAAGATACGATGAAAGACCATTGTCAGCTGCCCAAATCATCAAGCTATGCACAACCAAATTTTCACAACCGGGCGCCAGCCAATATTGCTCTCTTCCTGATGTGTTTGGAAAATCGTAG